From a region of the Triticum aestivum cultivar Chinese Spring chromosome 7D, IWGSC CS RefSeq v2.1, whole genome shotgun sequence genome:
- the LOC123170490 gene encoding uncharacterized protein, protein MASNNQVASHNPKQPEKQSPDNPSGSNKPSTEYQLKTQLLLLATLVATVTYAAGLNLPGGVWQNTQDGHFAGDPILPDTHYHRYLAFYYCNATAFAASLVACLLLLVLDEAKDNSVWATVLRAVMVLDLLGLMGAYAAGSCRDDFTTIYSSVLVSCVFAYIIYVFVTYAFRWAFPESTEGKASEKQDKDPEKQDKDPEKQDKDPDVNKREEEHEVLMLLATFAVTITYVAGLGPPGGFWGNSQDGHRVSNPIMQDHNSSRYQAFFVCNSTAFVASLLIIVLLLDKKLSQRISKRFVALYGFIAVALIGLVGAYAAGSCREADNTIYVVFLAGAVLAYIFLQMAITEAMNKTNKKDRVPDTVARALMDKKDSWDHKVLTSIRDCTSEWLKQIKDWFHTAFSTSRDRGSDKVLEKNRSLVMLLATLVVSITYQAGLDPPGGLWPDDQEEHKGGDPVLLTTHPTRYKVFFYSNSAAFVTSLVVIIMVQSRFLLQRHTLHAAMLLDLFGLIIAYAAGSNRDSSTSIYVVALAGVVLVYVVIHIVFFTLEEHMDKNQDPDKLDNRREMLLLLAILAATLTYQAGLTPPGGFWSADDKFGHHAGFPVLLDNYPRRYNAFFYCNAASFMASVTLIVLLVNPTLYKPGIRCYALYVCMVMGMFGLMGAYAAGSSRHVRTSIYVLTLVAAVFAFVTFQVLIFWIRNWRKGQPKEEDSPKEEDLDLNVMGVPTPAAATSQVSPFHVSGAKPTPPDPVDGSSGQEGIISESSEPVAGDMGTEEKGTEDKGTEEKDLREYLMLLGVLAASVTYQSGLKPPGGLWQDNNNGHIAGDSILRDIAKGRYRAFFYSNSTSFMASIVVIVLLLPVNKHKFPLWPMHTAILLDMLGLLGAYAAGSTREWEMSRNVIALVVPVLAYIAAYAAVSFFSKKGSVPKEILHEQSQ, encoded by the exons ATGGCGTCCAACAACCAAGTAGCATCCCACAATCCAAAGCAGCCAGAGAAGCAAAGTCCGGACAACCCGTCCGGCAGCAACAAGCCTTCAACAGAGTACCAGCTGAAGACACAGCTTCTACTGCTGGCCACTCTGGTTGCGACTGTGACGTATGCAGCCGGGCTCAACCTGCCAGGGGGGGTCTGGCAGAACACACAGGATGGACACTTCGCAGGCGACCCGATCCTTCCGGACACGCACTACCACCGGTACCTTGCGTTCTACTACTGCAACGCGACTGCATTCGCGGCGTCACTTGTGGCCTGCCTCCTTCTCCTTGTTCTTGATGAGGCGAAGGACAACAGTGTCTGGGCAACTGTGCTGCGGGCGGTCATGGTGCTCGATTTACTTGGCCTCATGGGGGCCTATGCTGCTGGAAGCTGCCGGGATGATTTTACAACCATCTACTCCTCAGTGCTAGTGTCTTGCGTCTTCGCCTACATCATATATGTCTTTGTAACCTATGCCTTCCGGTGGGCGTTCCCCGAGAGTACAGAAGGCAAGGCTTCTGAGAAGCAAGACAAGGATCCTGAGAAGCAAGATAAGGACCCTGAGAAGCAAGACAAGGATCCTGATGTAAACAAGCGCGAAGAGGAGCACGAGGTATTGATGCTACTAGCAACCTTTGCAGTTACCATCACATACGTGGCTGGACTGGGCCCACCTGGTGGATTCTGGGGCAACAGCCAGGACGGCCACCGTGTGAGCAACCCAATTATGCAGGACCACAACTCCAGCCGGTATCAGGCATTCTTCGTGTGCAATAGCACTGCATTTGTTGCGTCCTTGCTCATCATTGTGCTGCTCCTGGACAAGAAGCTGAGCCAGAGAATCTCTAAAAGGTTTGTTGCACTGTATGGGTTCATCGCGGTGGCGCTCATTGGCCTTGTGGGGGCCTATGCTGCAGGAAGCTGCAGGGAAGCTGATAATACCATCTATGTCGTTTTTCTGGCTGGTGCGGTTCTTGCATACATATTTCTACAGATGGCCATCACTGAAGCCATGAACAAGACGAACAAGAAGGATCGTGTCCCAGACACTGTGGCTCGGGCTCTCATGGACAAGAAGGATAGTTGGGACCATAAAGTACTCACATCCATACGTGATTGTACTTCAGAATGGCTGAAGCAAATAAAAGACTGGTTTCATACAGCTTTTAGCACTAGCAG GGACAGAGGATCTGACAAAGTATTGGAAAAGAATCGCTCTCTTGTCATGTTGCTTGCTACTCTTGTGGTGAGCATCACTTACCAGGCAGGACTAGATCCACCGGGCGGCCTATGGCCAGATGACCAGGAAGAGCATAAGGGTGGTGACCCAGTACTCCTCACAACTCATCCTACTCGGTACAAGGTGTTCTTCTATAGCAACTCAGCCGCCTTTGTGACATCCCTAGTCGTCATCATAATGGTTCAAAGTAGATTTCTACTTCAGCGCCATACATTGCACGCAGCCATGCTACTGGATTTGTTTGGCCTCATAATTGCATACGCTGCAGGGAGCAATAGGGATTCAAGCACCTCCATCTATGTTGTCGCCTTGGCAGGTGTTGTCCTTGTGTATGTGGTGATTCACATAGTATTCTTCACATTAGAAGAGCACATGGACAAAAACCAAGATCCCGATAAGTTGGATAATAGGCGCGAGATGTTGCTGCTGCTTGCAATCTTGGCTGCAACACTCACTTACCAAGCTGGGCTGACCCCACCAGGTGGCTTCTGGTCGGCAGATGACAAGTTTGGTCATCATGCTGGATTTCCAGTCCTCCTTGATAACTATCCTCGTCGTTACAATGCATTCTTCTACTGCAATGCAGCAAGCTTCATGGCATCTGTAACTCTCATAGTTCTTCTTGTGAACCCCACCCTATACAAGCCGGGCATACGGTGTTATGCACTCTATGTGTGCATGGTGATGGGCATGTTTGGCCTCATGGGTGCATATGCTGCTGGAAGCTCCCGACATGTACGAACCTCCATCTATGTGTTAACTTTAGTGGCTGCGGTGTTCGCCTTCGTCACCTTTCAGGTGCTCATTTTCTGGATACGAAACTGGAGGAAAGGGCAGCCTAAAGAGGAAGACTCGCCTAAAGAGGAAGACTTGGACTTAAATGTCATGGGGGTGCCAACCCCTGCTGCAGCTACTAGTCAAGTTTCACCATTCCATGTTAGTGGTGCGAAGCCTACCCCCCCTGATCCAGTAGATGGGTCATCTGGGCAAGAAGGAATCATCAGTGAGTCTTCTGAACCAGTTGCTGGTGACATGGGGACGGAAGAAAAGGGAACAGAAGATAAGGGAACAGAAGAAAAGGACCTTCGTGAATACTTGATGCTGCTAGGAGTCCTGGCTGCGAGTGTAACATACCAGTCTGGTTTGAAACCACCAGGTGGCCTCTGGCAGGACAACAACAATGGACATATTGCAGGCGACTCAATCCTCCGTGACATCGCCAAAGGCCGGTACCGTGCGTTCTTCTATAGCAACTCCACTTCGTTTATGGCTTCTATTGTCGTCATTGTCTTGCTACTTCCCGTGAACAAGCACAAGTTCCCACTGTGGCCAATGCATACTGCCATTTTGCTAGACATGCTAGGCCTCCTTGGAGCCTACGCAGCAGGCAGTACCAGGGAGTGGGAGATGTCCAGGAATGTCATTGCTCTGGTCGTTCCTGTGCTGGCCTATATTGCAGCCTACGCGGCAGTGTCATTCTTCAGCAAGAAGGGCAGTGTGCCAAAGGAAATTCTGCATGAACAATCGCAATGA